A genome region from Verrucomicrobiota bacterium includes the following:
- a CDS encoding Sb-PDE family phosphodiesterase: MKFYILLFLLTACVAHAHTALNLTRKLQFPDVPGYYTLKCDFHMHTVFSDGNVWPSIRVEEALKDNLDAISITDHLEKLKHGADIPMPDRSRSHEEAVKAAKGTELIVIQGTEITRSMPPGHANAIFITDTNKVWVDDPIDSYRAANEQGGFIFWNHPMWIGQDDDGIAELTPMHEQLIADGLLHGIEVVNEDTYSDEALQIALDHNLAIIGTSDIHGLIDWQYDVPAGGHRPLSLVLAKERTAESIREALDDRRTIAVINDTLIGRPEHVVPVVEASLVSVAATYLRESSVVLVTLRNATSVSYILENVSDYNFQTHGDVVTVKAMDDTAIQVKTLQRKSEFELKFKALNVITAPGKHPEITIPVTVDSK, encoded by the coding sequence ATGAAATTCTACATCTTATTGTTTCTACTCACTGCATGCGTCGCTCATGCGCATACGGCGCTGAACCTTACCCGTAAACTTCAGTTCCCGGACGTGCCTGGTTACTACACACTCAAGTGCGATTTCCATATGCACACCGTATTCTCGGACGGCAATGTTTGGCCGAGTATCCGGGTGGAGGAGGCTTTGAAAGATAATCTGGATGCGATCTCCATCACTGACCATTTGGAAAAATTAAAACATGGCGCGGATATTCCAATGCCCGACCGTAGCCGATCTCACGAGGAGGCAGTCAAGGCGGCAAAAGGAACGGAACTTATTGTTATCCAGGGAACCGAAATAACCCGTTCAATGCCACCGGGTCACGCCAATGCGATTTTTATAACCGATACCAATAAAGTGTGGGTGGATGATCCTATTGATTCCTACCGTGCGGCTAACGAACAGGGTGGTTTTATTTTCTGGAATCATCCTATGTGGATTGGGCAGGACGATGATGGAATCGCTGAATTAACGCCGATGCATGAGCAATTGATTGCTGACGGACTCTTGCATGGAATCGAAGTAGTCAATGAGGACACCTATTCCGATGAAGCTCTTCAAATCGCACTTGACCATAATCTCGCCATAATTGGCACCTCCGACATCCACGGACTTATCGATTGGCAATACGATGTACCTGCTGGCGGCCATCGACCGCTGTCGTTGGTGCTTGCCAAGGAACGCACTGCCGAAAGTATTCGCGAGGCCTTGGATGATCGACGAACAATCGCAGTCATCAACGATACTTTAATCGGACGTCCCGAGCATGTCGTTCCGGTAGTTGAAGCGTCTCTGGTTTCCGTTGCGGCTACCTACCTGCGGGAATCATCGGTTGTTTTGGTCACCCTTCGGAATGCAACGAGTGTTAGCTACATACTCGAGAATGTTTCAGATTACAATTTTCAAACCCATGGGGATGTGGTGACTGTCAAGGCCATGGACGATACTGCTATTCAAGTGAAAACCCTTCAGCGAAAATCAGAGTTCGAACTCAAATTTAAAGCTTTGAATGTAATCACCGCTCCGGGAAAACATCCTGAGATCACCATCCCGGTAACCGTCGACTCGAAGTAA
- a CDS encoding sulfatase gives MRKLLFLVSLLGCLSLNAADRPNVLLICVDDLRPELKSFGKDYIHSPNIDKLASTGRPFFKHYVQAPTCGASRYTLLTGRYGSGTNNDLFDRAKRMKKDSNVVPSMPAWFRQNGYTTVSVGKVSHHPGGRGGDDWNDDSIPEMPNSWDRHISPDGPWQHPRGSMHGLSNGEIRGKAEDMDVHQSTPGPDTIYPDGLIVEEGLKQMKMLAADDKPFFLAVGIIRPHLPFGAPAEYMEHYADATLPVIAHPEQPDRRTTWHKSGEFMKYNMWGKNPLTDPEFAILVRKHYAACISYVDALVGKLIAQLEALDLRDDTIVALWGDHGWHLGEHSIWGKHALFEESLHSPLIISIPGMKHAGEPTNAMVETLDVFPTMCELAGLPAPEGLHGISLNPLLENPKGEGHTAVSYFHKGGRTIRTDRYRLIDHRNGFYELYDHQLPDAETVNLAGTNPDLIQSLVAQLDERLKDADTY, from the coding sequence ATGCGAAAACTTCTTTTCCTAGTTAGCCTGTTAGGCTGTTTGTCATTAAACGCTGCAGACCGTCCAAATGTGCTATTGATCTGCGTGGACGATCTGCGCCCTGAGCTCAAAAGTTTCGGCAAGGATTATATTCATTCGCCCAATATCGACAAACTGGCTTCGACGGGTCGACCGTTTTTCAAACATTATGTGCAGGCGCCGACCTGCGGAGCTTCCCGCTACACGTTACTGACAGGTAGGTATGGTTCCGGTACGAACAACGACCTCTTTGATCGAGCCAAGCGTATGAAAAAGGATTCCAATGTGGTTCCAAGTATGCCGGCCTGGTTTCGGCAAAACGGATACACCACCGTATCGGTAGGAAAAGTCAGTCACCATCCCGGTGGAAGAGGAGGAGATGATTGGAATGATGATTCCATTCCCGAGATGCCCAACTCCTGGGATCGCCATATCAGTCCGGATGGTCCCTGGCAGCATCCTCGTGGATCGATGCATGGATTATCCAATGGTGAAATTCGTGGGAAAGCGGAAGATATGGATGTGCACCAATCAACACCGGGGCCCGATACGATTTATCCGGATGGACTGATTGTTGAAGAAGGATTGAAGCAAATGAAAATGCTCGCGGCCGATGATAAGCCATTCTTCCTCGCGGTTGGTATCATTCGGCCTCATTTACCTTTTGGCGCGCCGGCTGAGTATATGGAGCATTATGCGGATGCCACCTTGCCGGTGATAGCTCACCCGGAGCAACCGGATCGCAGAACCACTTGGCATAAATCAGGTGAATTCATGAAATACAATATGTGGGGAAAGAACCCGCTAACCGATCCCGAATTTGCGATCCTCGTCCGTAAACATTATGCGGCATGTATTTCCTACGTCGACGCTTTGGTGGGGAAGTTGATTGCTCAGCTCGAGGCATTAGATCTGCGTGATGATACGATTGTCGCGCTTTGGGGAGACCATGGTTGGCACCTCGGTGAACATTCCATTTGGGGTAAACACGCGTTGTTCGAAGAGTCTCTGCATTCGCCTCTGATTATTTCAATACCCGGAATGAAGCATGCCGGAGAACCGACGAATGCCATGGTGGAAACCCTGGATGTTTTCCCCACCATGTGCGAGTTGGCCGGTTTGCCCGCGCCCGAAGGGCTTCATGGTATTTCCTTAAACCCTCTATTGGAAAACCCGAAAGGCGAAGGACATACGGCTGTTAGTTATTTTCACAAAGGTGGACGCACTATTCGCACGGACAGGTATCGTTTAATCGATCACAGAAATGGATTCTACGAATTATATGACCATCAGCTGCCGGACGCAGAGACCGTCAATTTAGCCGGTACGAATCCAGACCTCATCCAATCGCTGGTTGCTCAATTGGACGAGCGACTCAAGGACGCGGATACATACTAA
- a CDS encoding GNAT family N-acetyltransferase, protein MAVVLKPIGGFLENKAIKKRLAEEMLELAATRVPWTGYVGFDEDEVIGVCGFKGEPSDEGVVEIAYFTFQKYEGQGYATEMARGLLAIAFRSDEDKRLIAHTLKEESASTTILKRLGFEFIGEAIDPEDGSVWRWALDM, encoded by the coding sequence GTGGCTGTCGTCCTAAAACCAATTGGAGGGTTTCTGGAAAACAAAGCCATTAAAAAACGTCTTGCTGAGGAAATGCTTGAACTGGCAGCAACGCGTGTGCCCTGGACCGGTTATGTTGGTTTCGACGAAGATGAAGTTATCGGAGTCTGTGGCTTCAAGGGCGAGCCATCCGACGAGGGAGTTGTTGAGATAGCCTATTTTACTTTCCAGAAATACGAGGGGCAGGGCTACGCAACAGAAATGGCTCGTGGCCTACTCGCTATCGCTTTCCGGTCTGATGAGGATAAACGGCTGATTGCCCATACCCTTAAAGAGGAAAGTGCGTCTACAACGATTCTCAAGCGACTCGGATTTGAATTTATTGGCGAAGCGATTGATCCAGAGGATGGATCTGTCTGGCGCTGGGCGTTGGATATGTAG
- a CDS encoding transposase, with translation MSETNRRRQSTLRRGRFSQENARYFVTVCSKNRRQMLCEDEVPEIIFKSLTDMKDVFNLIALVVMPDHLHFIIKLKERTLAECIQMIKGVTAFKIIQCRNQKGSVWQRGYYDHKFRTDDDLGPILHYMWNNPNPPGTHFRCNKEDWIWFKSIVTEDINYPTWLSEHPMGV, from the coding sequence ATGTCGGAAACAAACAGACGAAGACAATCAACATTAAGGCGAGGAAGATTCTCCCAAGAAAACGCCAGGTACTTTGTCACCGTCTGTAGCAAAAATCGCCGTCAGATGCTATGCGAAGACGAAGTTCCGGAAATAATTTTCAAGAGCCTGACGGATATGAAAGATGTTTTCAACTTGATCGCTTTGGTTGTGATGCCTGATCACCTGCACTTTATCATTAAATTGAAGGAAAGAACACTAGCCGAATGTATTCAGATGATTAAAGGAGTGACAGCATTTAAAATTATTCAATGTCGAAACCAGAAAGGCTCGGTTTGGCAAAGAGGATATTACGACCACAAATTTAGAACTGACGATGATTTGGGACCTATATTACACTACATGTGGAACAATCCAAATCCGCCAGGAACCCATTTTCGCTGCAACAAAGAGGATTGGATTTGGTTCAAAAGTATTGTTACCGAGGATATCAATTATCCTACTTGGTTGAGCGAGCATCCGATGGGCGTTTAA
- a CDS encoding Gfo/Idh/MocA family oxidoreductase encodes MNRRQFLKATSAAFAFATLPTLRSFSSDFIDIKKRVALIGPGWYGKLDLFRMIQVAPVEVVSVCDVDSVMANDAADQIAGRQLSGKRPRIFSDYRKLLKEKDFDIVIIDTPDHWHALPMIEAVQGGADVWVQKPTGVDVVESQAMVAAARKYDRVVQVGTQRRSTPHLIEARDRVIKEGLLGKISHADVCCYYHMRKNLTKEQAPDIPAPTHLDFDMWTGPAPMQPFNQIIHPGSWRAYMEYCNGIMGDMCVHMLDMVRWMLDLGMPTSVSSTGGIYMDKTARATTADTQTAAFEFPEMNVVWNHRSWGDAPDPDYPWAGIIYGEKGTLKLSVHKYEFFKRGEKTPALSGTPLFEYEQYPIDRTEPRLEKHVASAVRWHMLDFLKAVDKRSRPVADIQHGADSTIACILANNAMQLGRTLEWDNKAGLVKGDKEANALLARPYRKPWVHPHPDRV; translated from the coding sequence ATGAATAGACGTCAGTTCCTTAAAGCCACCTCCGCTGCCTTTGCTTTTGCAACCCTGCCGACTCTTAGGAGTTTTTCTTCGGACTTTATCGATATTAAAAAGCGGGTGGCTTTGATTGGCCCGGGGTGGTACGGGAAACTCGATTTGTTTCGTATGATCCAGGTGGCTCCGGTCGAAGTGGTTTCCGTGTGTGACGTTGATTCGGTTATGGCCAATGACGCTGCGGACCAGATCGCCGGTCGTCAGCTTTCCGGCAAACGGCCACGCATTTTTTCAGACTACCGAAAACTGCTTAAGGAAAAAGACTTTGATATTGTTATCATCGACACGCCTGACCATTGGCATGCCCTACCGATGATTGAGGCAGTACAAGGTGGAGCCGACGTATGGGTGCAAAAGCCCACAGGTGTCGATGTGGTTGAGAGCCAAGCCATGGTTGCGGCGGCGCGGAAGTATGATCGTGTAGTTCAAGTCGGTACCCAGCGGCGTAGCACTCCCCATCTGATCGAGGCCCGTGATCGCGTTATCAAGGAAGGGCTTCTTGGAAAAATTTCTCATGCCGATGTCTGCTGTTACTACCACATGAGAAAGAACCTGACCAAGGAGCAGGCCCCCGACATTCCTGCACCGACGCATCTCGATTTTGACATGTGGACCGGACCTGCACCCATGCAACCGTTTAATCAGATCATTCATCCCGGTAGCTGGCGTGCTTATATGGAATACTGTAACGGGATCATGGGGGACATGTGTGTTCACATGTTGGATATGGTCCGTTGGATGCTGGACCTGGGGATGCCGACCTCAGTGAGTTCCACGGGTGGAATCTACATGGACAAGACGGCACGTGCAACTACGGCCGATACACAGACGGCGGCGTTTGAGTTTCCCGAGATGAACGTCGTCTGGAATCACCGAAGCTGGGGAGATGCACCCGACCCGGATTACCCATGGGCAGGAATCATTTATGGCGAAAAGGGGACTCTGAAATTGAGTGTCCACAAGTATGAGTTCTTTAAGCGCGGTGAAAAAACGCCTGCACTGAGTGGGACGCCTCTTTTTGAGTATGAACAGTATCCCATCGATCGCACAGAGCCACGCTTGGAAAAGCATGTAGCATCGGCGGTTCGCTGGCACATGTTGGACTTTTTAAAAGCGGTGGATAAACGAAGCCGCCCAGTCGCCGATATTCAACACGGAGCCGATTCAACGATAGCCTGTATTCTTGCCAATAACGCGATGCAACTCGGACGCACCCTGGAGTGGGATAACAAAGCCGGGTTGGTCAAGGGTGATAAGGAAGCGAACGCCTTGCTTGCTCGTCCTTATCGCAAGCCTTGGGTGCATCCGCATCCTGATCGGGTTTAA
- a CDS encoding beta-propeller domain-containing protein, translating into MKRFLPLICFLLLQLSLPVVANNEFEVIKAELVDRAVVIQIPEGVRRIRLRIHRSDGGWETCTIAHLEGSEGFLKLRLPDGVEKDDLEIAASWSDPFPYEFYSGKSTFDPTMGDSDNRLATPGVDFAEDGSREATVEESDIWKWRDSTLYFFNQYRGLQVIDVSDPAKPLRLATKRLPFGGEQLYLHPVDDVVVLLTYDSSTGDGKVVLVKHDQTDELEEIAAIPVPGYIVESRMVDSILYLVSRRWWQESIVDPETNVEQLNYRSGLAVSKIDLTDSANPVIIEALELNSDRHNYWGGQVQATAEALLISTSSYDNVLRQSMSTVHVVDISDPSVDPFVAFEIPVKGHVLDKFNMRLKDDVFTIVSQVWRGTENRNRFASVETFDLSGPQVLSPKPLAQLEFANNESITATRFAGELLYVVTVLRIDPLFVISLADPANPQLLGELEVPGFSTHLETLGEDALISVGVEDSQIAVSWFDVSEPSTPSLASRVFVGDEDGWSWSEANWDEKAFGFFPEDGWILLPYQGYTPDNGWNSGVQMIEIGDGELIKRGAFEHEFQARRARLLGDAVVSISGAALKTLDISDPDQPQLISELTLAWPVDFVHRVGEYLIQLERGPGYWYYGSTDAKARLHVSPVSDADEQRATLELPEGRIVGSLLLEECLIVAQSNLSSEQQEDKNWKYAEVFSISIIDLSDPLSPNVLGSAFHESVSNEYGYGSGGDYNADLLPDSSLVWYPAEQGYGFFLRGGIGFADVAYPYYPSSGKVYTASIDNKAHPQIFTGVEIAVGDSSEIDPLSYWPEGKFRLIDSILYYGFQSSEYVEETGGRPQWLARHWLGQLDLSDPASPQKRSLVEIPGIFENVISNGADSAVLFSSSNRSYYEETQWMNEIRIQALAFDGVKAFQVDELVVENVGYGPKLFEGNFIVLGNTDYSSGNPISELLTYEWLSAGAFFEHEILQRPGDIYSMAVVDDLLVAQGSGQLSFIDFSDPTDPLRPSLSFPNQYFWQRAELIDIFERRLAYLPQGWNGVVTLDFGDTFEGQSQVLGNSMLQADVEDHWVSIGVKQLSVTKAESGLILEGLGEEEAWMFTHSIEPMSYENWISMALQLDVGDSIPDGSIDSDGDGLSNGLEYFTGSDPGTGYDGIFVESWISESDDGNRYLHLRLPINLQASGKDDFQPQYSYDLKDWNYFPEAFEITNELFDTAYTVRYLEPVGTESNLFIRVLFNSNRN; encoded by the coding sequence ATGAAACGGTTTCTTCCATTGATTTGTTTTTTGCTACTCCAGTTGAGCCTGCCTGTGGTCGCCAATAATGAGTTTGAGGTAATCAAGGCCGAATTAGTTGATCGTGCAGTCGTTATTCAGATCCCGGAAGGTGTCCGACGAATTCGACTGCGGATTCACCGGAGCGACGGAGGCTGGGAAACCTGTACTATTGCGCATCTTGAGGGGAGTGAGGGTTTTCTAAAGCTTCGACTTCCGGATGGAGTCGAGAAAGATGATTTGGAAATTGCCGCCAGCTGGAGCGATCCGTTTCCCTACGAATTTTACTCGGGTAAATCAACTTTCGATCCAACAATGGGGGACTCCGATAACCGGTTAGCGACTCCTGGAGTGGATTTTGCGGAAGATGGGAGTCGGGAGGCTACGGTTGAAGAATCCGACATTTGGAAATGGCGCGACAGTACCTTATACTTTTTCAATCAGTATCGTGGCCTTCAAGTCATAGACGTATCTGATCCTGCAAAGCCTCTTCGCCTGGCTACAAAGCGACTTCCGTTTGGTGGTGAGCAACTCTACCTGCATCCTGTCGACGATGTGGTTGTGTTGTTAACTTACGATTCGAGTACCGGGGACGGAAAAGTCGTTTTGGTGAAGCATGATCAAACAGATGAGCTGGAAGAAATTGCCGCGATCCCTGTGCCGGGTTACATTGTTGAGTCCCGCATGGTTGACTCCATCTTATACCTGGTTTCCAGGCGATGGTGGCAGGAGAGCATCGTAGATCCAGAAACCAATGTGGAACAGCTTAATTATCGGTCCGGGCTTGCCGTTTCAAAAATAGATTTAACCGATTCCGCGAACCCGGTGATTATTGAGGCATTGGAGCTTAACAGCGATCGCCACAATTACTGGGGTGGACAGGTACAAGCCACCGCCGAAGCGCTGCTGATTTCCACCAGTTCCTATGACAATGTGCTTCGGCAATCGATGTCGACGGTTCACGTGGTAGATATTTCGGATCCGTCTGTGGATCCATTCGTCGCCTTTGAGATTCCTGTCAAGGGGCACGTGTTGGATAAATTTAATATGCGTTTGAAGGATGATGTTTTTACCATTGTCAGTCAGGTTTGGCGGGGAACGGAAAACAGGAATCGGTTCGCCAGCGTGGAGACATTCGACTTGTCCGGTCCGCAAGTGTTATCCCCCAAGCCTCTCGCCCAACTGGAGTTTGCCAATAACGAGTCTATAACTGCCACCCGGTTTGCTGGTGAGCTCCTCTATGTCGTTACCGTTTTGCGTATCGACCCGCTCTTTGTGATCAGTCTGGCAGATCCTGCCAATCCACAGTTGTTGGGTGAGCTCGAAGTGCCTGGATTCTCCACACATCTTGAAACGTTGGGCGAGGATGCCTTGATCTCGGTTGGGGTGGAGGACTCGCAGATTGCCGTGTCCTGGTTTGATGTCTCGGAACCATCTACTCCTTCTTTGGCGTCGCGCGTGTTTGTAGGCGATGAGGACGGTTGGTCCTGGTCGGAGGCCAACTGGGATGAAAAGGCGTTTGGGTTTTTCCCGGAGGATGGTTGGATCTTGTTACCTTACCAGGGTTATACTCCCGACAACGGTTGGAATAGCGGTGTGCAGATGATTGAAATAGGCGACGGGGAGTTGATCAAACGCGGCGCATTCGAACATGAATTCCAGGCTCGTCGAGCGCGGTTACTCGGCGATGCAGTGGTCTCGATATCGGGGGCTGCCTTAAAAACGCTCGATATCAGCGACCCGGATCAACCGCAGTTGATATCTGAACTGACCCTCGCATGGCCGGTGGATTTTGTTCATCGGGTGGGGGAGTATTTAATCCAATTGGAGCGTGGTCCTGGTTACTGGTATTATGGTTCGACCGATGCGAAAGCACGGCTTCATGTGAGTCCTGTTTCGGATGCAGATGAACAACGGGCGACCCTGGAGCTTCCTGAGGGAAGAATCGTAGGATCGCTGTTGTTGGAAGAATGCCTGATTGTAGCGCAATCCAATCTGTCGTCTGAGCAGCAGGAGGACAAAAACTGGAAGTATGCCGAAGTTTTTTCTATTTCGATCATCGATCTTTCGGACCCGTTATCTCCTAATGTTCTTGGAAGTGCTTTTCATGAATCCGTTTCTAATGAATATGGATATGGATCCGGGGGAGATTATAACGCGGATCTTCTTCCAGACAGTTCACTGGTTTGGTATCCTGCAGAGCAAGGTTATGGCTTCTTTCTAAGAGGTGGGATTGGGTTTGCCGATGTTGCGTATCCATATTATCCTTCTTCAGGAAAAGTGTATACTGCTTCTATAGATAACAAAGCACACCCACAAATTTTCACAGGAGTTGAAATAGCTGTCGGAGACTCTTCCGAGATAGACCCTCTGTCTTATTGGCCGGAAGGAAAGTTCCGACTTATTGATTCTATATTGTATTATGGGTTTCAATCCAGTGAGTACGTGGAAGAAACGGGTGGACGGCCTCAGTGGCTGGCTCGCCACTGGTTGGGGCAATTGGATTTATCGGATCCTGCCAGTCCTCAAAAACGAAGCTTGGTCGAGATCCCCGGGATATTTGAGAATGTGATCAGTAACGGAGCCGATAGCGCGGTTCTGTTTTCATCGAGCAATCGGTCGTATTACGAAGAAACTCAATGGATGAACGAAATCCGTATTCAAGCTCTCGCGTTCGATGGAGTGAAAGCGTTTCAAGTGGATGAATTGGTCGTGGAAAACGTAGGTTATGGTCCAAAGCTTTTTGAAGGCAATTTCATTGTTCTGGGAAATACGGATTACTCTTCGGGTAATCCAATATCAGAGCTTCTCACCTACGAATGGCTATCCGCCGGAGCATTTTTTGAACATGAGATTCTGCAGCGACCCGGGGATATTTATAGCATGGCCGTGGTCGACGACTTGTTGGTTGCCCAGGGTTCGGGGCAACTTAGTTTTATCGATTTTTCAGATCCTACTGATCCCTTGAGACCTTCGCTTTCATTTCCAAATCAATACTTTTGGCAGCGTGCTGAGCTGATCGATATTTTCGAACGACGACTTGCCTATTTACCACAGGGCTGGAATGGGGTTGTTACTTTGGATTTTGGAGATACTTTCGAGGGACAGTCTCAAGTGCTTGGCAACTCCATGTTGCAGGCGGACGTTGAGGATCACTGGGTATCTATCGGTGTTAAACAGCTTTCCGTAACTAAAGCAGAAAGTGGACTTATTCTGGAAGGTCTCGGCGAGGAAGAGGCCTGGATGTTTACCCATTCGATTGAACCAATGAGCTACGAAAATTGGATCAGTATGGCGCTTCAATTGGATGTCGGGGATTCGATTCCCGATGGTTCTATTGACTCAGACGGAGATGGGCTTTCCAACGGCTTGGAATACTTTACCGGCTCAGATCCCGGAACCGGATATGATGGGATCTTTGTGGAGAGCTGGATATCTGAGAGTGACGATGGTAACCGCTATTTACATTTGCGTTTGCCCATCAATTTGCAGGCGAGCGGCAAGGATGATTTCCAGCCTCAATACTCCTATGATTTGAAAGATTGGAACTATTTCCCGGAGGCATTTGAGATTACAAATGAACTGTTTGATACCGCCTACACAGTTCGATATCTCGAGCCAGTTGGGACTGAAAGCAATTTGTTTATCCGGGTACTTTTTAACTCGAACAGAAACTGA
- a CDS encoding acetylxylan esterase, producing MSLFYTYPASIYPAIILVVASVMLPGFAAKPGFICDESDVPEYILPDVLTALDGSRITTSKQWREERRPEIMELFQRHMYGRRPQMTKKVSYDVHSVESALGGKAIRKLVSIHLKDVGPKSTLNVLIYLPAKQRGPVPAFLGYNFGGNHSIQNDPGIPISTSWMRSGRGEGYENNKANEKSRGLSSKRWPVEMILDRGYGVVTLYYGDIEPDHEEGWKDGIRAHIKKDDEGKTLETEDWSAISAWAWGLSRVLDYLETDDSFDAKNIAVMGHSRLGKTSLWAGASDERFALTISNDSGCGGAALSRRAFGETVERINTSFPHWFCERFKTYNGNEAALPLDQHMLIALMAPRPVYIASAQEDEWADPNGEFLSGKHAGPAYELFGLKGVQSEKQPAIHKPVGSSIGYHIRAGVHDVTDYDWTSYMNFADKHLKK from the coding sequence ATGTCTCTTTTCTATACTTACCCTGCAAGCATTTACCCCGCCATCATTCTAGTTGTCGCCAGTGTTATGCTACCTGGATTCGCCGCCAAACCTGGATTCATTTGTGACGAATCCGATGTTCCTGAATACATTTTGCCGGATGTCCTAACCGCTTTGGATGGTTCGAGGATTACAACCTCCAAACAATGGAGGGAAGAGCGACGGCCGGAAATAATGGAGCTTTTCCAGCGGCATATGTATGGAAGGCGGCCGCAGATGACCAAAAAGGTGAGTTACGATGTCCACTCGGTTGAATCCGCATTGGGTGGAAAGGCCATTCGGAAATTGGTATCGATCCACCTCAAGGATGTTGGCCCGAAATCCACATTGAATGTATTGATTTATTTACCTGCTAAACAAAGGGGGCCAGTGCCCGCATTTCTGGGCTATAACTTTGGAGGTAACCATTCAATTCAGAATGATCCTGGTATACCCATTTCGACTTCCTGGATGCGCAGTGGGCGTGGTGAAGGCTACGAGAATAATAAGGCCAACGAAAAGTCACGTGGGCTGAGCTCCAAGCGTTGGCCGGTCGAAATGATTCTGGATCGTGGTTATGGAGTGGTGACCTTGTATTATGGAGACATCGAACCCGATCATGAAGAGGGTTGGAAGGACGGGATAAGAGCGCACATCAAAAAGGATGACGAAGGGAAAACTCTGGAAACCGAAGATTGGAGTGCTATTTCGGCCTGGGCATGGGGTTTGAGTCGAGTGCTTGATTACCTGGAGACGGATGATTCTTTTGATGCGAAGAATATTGCGGTGATGGGTCATTCACGGTTGGGAAAAACGTCACTTTGGGCTGGGGCGAGCGATGAACGATTTGCCCTTACCATTTCAAATGACTCCGGATGTGGTGGTGCCGCTCTGAGTAGGCGCGCCTTCGGAGAAACCGTTGAGCGAATTAATACGAGTTTTCCTCATTGGTTTTGCGAGCGTTTCAAAACTTATAACGGCAATGAGGCCGCGTTGCCTTTGGACCAACATATGTTGATTGCATTAATGGCGCCCCGGCCTGTTTACATTGCGAGTGCGCAGGAAGACGAGTGGGCTGATCCCAATGGAGAGTTTCTTTCCGGTAAACACGCAGGACCCGCTTACGAACTTTTTGGGCTAAAAGGCGTGCAGTCCGAAAAACAACCGGCGATTCATAAACCGGTCGGTTCTTCAATCGGTTATCACATCCGCGCAGGTGTGCATGATGTAACCGATTATGATTGGACTAGCTATATGAACTTTGCCGATAAACACCTTAAGAAATAA